The window CCAGGGTGGCGATGATATGGTTTTCCTCGCCTAGCAACAGTTCTGCGATTTGCGGATGGACTTTTAAAGTCAGTCCACTGCCGATCATGTCCCTGCTGTTCCGTAAGATCTCTCGATGGATGTTGTAGCAAATGGTTTTCCTCGAGAGAAGATGGCCTTCTCCTTCACAGTAATAGCAGGGTTCGCAAAGCTGCCGGGTCAATGGCTTGCGAATGCGTTTGCGCGTCATCTGGATCAACCCCAGATCGGACATGGGCAGAATGTGGGTCTTGCTACGATCCTTGGCAAAGGCCTCGCTCAACGCGTTGAAAATCTTTTCCTGGTTAGCGCGTTTTTCCATGTCGATAAAATCAATGATGATGATGCCGCCGATATCCCGCAGCCGGATCTGGTAGGCGATCTCCTTGACGGCTTCGAGATTGGTCTTCAATATCGTCTCCTCAAGATTGTGTTTGCCCACATATCGTCCGGTGTTCACATCGATGGCCACCAGAGCCTCGGTGTGTTCGATGACAATATAACCGCCGGACTTGAGCCACACCTTCTTTTTCAGAGCCCTGAAAATGTCCCCTTCGAGGTTGTAATAGTCAAAAATCGGCTCACTGCCTTCGTAAAGCTCGACGGAATCCTTAAGGTTCGGAATAAAGGTGTCCAAAAAGCTTAGAATTTCCTGACATCCCCGACGGGAGTCGATGATCAACTTCTCGGCTTCATGAACCAATAGATCCCGCACCGCCCGTAGGCTGATGTCAAGCTCCTGGTGAATCAGATTCGGCGCGTTGGTATTGTGGAATCTCTTTTGAATACCAGCCCAAAGATTGAGCAGAAAGGTCAACTCCT is drawn from Desulfatitalea tepidiphila and contains these coding sequences:
- a CDS encoding Rne/Rng family ribonuclease; its protein translation is MPHETRVALIEDGNIAELFIERQGASDSSGNIYKGRVQRVLPGMQAAFVDIGLQQAAFLYVNDIVPNSLDGFGETYLENGLDSGDEEFKRPEIDGDSGSAAVSGQKGVGNIVDLISEGQELLVQVAKTPIGSKGARITCHISLPGRFLVLMPNSNHIGISRRIEDEAERLRLKEMVTALRGDQKIGLIVRTAAEGVGSKKIGQELTFLLNLWAGIQKRFHNTNAPNLIHQELDISLRAVRDLLVHEAEKLIIDSRRGCQEILSFLDTFIPNLKDSVELYEGSEPIFDYYNLEGDIFRALKKKVWLKSGGYIVIEHTEALVAIDVNTGRYVGKHNLEETILKTNLEAVKEIAYQIRLRDIGGIIIIDFIDMEKRANQEKIFNALSEAFAKDRSKTHILPMSDLGLIQMTRKRIRKPLTRQLCEPCYYCEGEGHLLSRKTICYNIHREILRNSRDMIGSGLTLKVHPQIAELLLGEENHIIATLEKSIGRQVTIYPETTFHLEEFDVLEAYT